The Nitrospiria bacterium genome includes a window with the following:
- a CDS encoding OmcA/MtrC family decaheme c-type cytochrome yields MWRSFIFLFFAANFLVVGGCGEDETIIVEVDKPFNENKLNVKITRVVIPSSDRKPVVSFELTDEAGNALDRDGISTSGAVRTRFLIARIEDGERQYTSYITRNSTSSITGNSALQANSESNEGTYTALGNGIYTYTFDIALPLTFNPDITHTVGIYADRPFQGKTYISNTTFDFIPSGGDVRIVRDIVRSEACNNCHNPLGAHGDFRRDVKVCILCHTPQTSDPDTGQTMDFNVMIHKIHRGAELPSVQGGTPYQIIGFGSTVFDFSTVEFPQDIRNCTQCHTGGTQSDHYKNKPSRASCGSCHDDVNFLSGANHGGGIQLDDNNCSACHLSSTGKEFDLSVVGSHTIPVKSIQVPGLIFNIVGVESAETGLSTVAPGEHPKVTFNIKTGTGGSVLPSEMRVLRLTLAGPTTDYTIQDYNNDASKTPPEEDYKQEDPRSSAIADGLGNFTYTFVGQIPTDGSGSYAIGVEGYRCVTVQGINSRKGGLNCSGTRDPNGNGTEDPGEVFNEVRDAGENVVTYFPVTDSVAVPRRKVVDTSTKCVSCHGIFSKDFSVHGGTRNTTEYCALCHNVSHDTLGRQPSTEGVATVTKSVDFRVMIHKIHQGENLTNSYVLYSFSSQPIDFSEVLFPGNTRDCESCHLSGTYSLKSGEGILGTGVLSTLTREFIRTGTTKNITNTFTSPPVVTVCTACHDHVDPEVGTNHLAGAQPESDCVICHGEGKALGAENPSVHFPPLPPERRMERPQG; encoded by the coding sequence ATGTGGAGAAGTTTTATTTTTCTTTTTTTTGCAGCCAATTTTTTAGTGGTTGGTGGATGCGGGGAAGATGAAACCATCATTGTGGAGGTTGATAAACCCTTTAATGAAAATAAACTCAACGTGAAAATTACAAGGGTCGTGATACCCAGCAGCGATCGGAAACCGGTGGTGTCCTTTGAGCTAACGGATGAAGCAGGAAATGCCCTGGATCGTGATGGGATTTCTACATCAGGGGCTGTGCGAACCCGTTTTCTCATTGCACGAATCGAAGACGGGGAACGGCAATATACCAGCTATATCACACGCAATTCAACAAGCTCTATCACGGGGAATTCTGCTCTTCAAGCCAACTCTGAATCCAATGAGGGAACCTACACTGCACTGGGAAACGGTATTTATACTTATACCTTTGATATTGCTCTTCCTTTGACCTTTAACCCCGATATTACCCATACCGTGGGAATTTATGCGGATCGGCCTTTTCAAGGGAAAACATACATCTCCAATACTACCTTTGATTTCATCCCATCGGGAGGCGATGTCCGAATTGTTCGGGATATCGTCCGGTCAGAGGCTTGTAACAATTGCCATAATCCCTTGGGAGCCCATGGGGATTTCAGAAGGGATGTTAAGGTTTGTATCCTTTGTCATACGCCTCAGACCAGCGATCCGGATACCGGTCAAACCATGGATTTCAATGTGATGATTCACAAGATACATAGGGGGGCGGAGCTTCCCAGTGTTCAGGGGGGAACCCCCTACCAGATTATCGGATTTGGTTCCACTGTATTTGATTTTTCAACGGTGGAGTTTCCGCAGGATATTAGAAATTGTACCCAGTGCCATACCGGAGGGACACAAAGTGACCATTATAAGAATAAGCCTTCCAGGGCATCCTGCGGTTCTTGCCATGATGACGTGAATTTCTTAAGTGGGGCCAACCATGGGGGAGGCATTCAGTTGGATGATAATAACTGTTCTGCCTGCCACCTTTCTTCCACCGGTAAGGAATTTGATCTGTCGGTGGTTGGTTCCCATACGATTCCAGTCAAGTCCATCCAGGTTCCGGGATTGATTTTCAATATTGTCGGCGTAGAAAGCGCAGAGACCGGATTGAGCACGGTGGCCCCGGGAGAGCATCCGAAAGTCACGTTTAACATTAAAACCGGGACAGGAGGCTCCGTCCTCCCTTCTGAAATGAGGGTTCTCAGGTTAACTTTGGCCGGTCCCACGACAGACTATACAATCCAGGACTATAATAACGACGCATCCAAAACTCCCCCTGAGGAAGATTATAAACAGGAGGATCCCCGATCTTCTGCAATTGCAGATGGCTTGGGGAATTTCACCTATACGTTTGTGGGTCAAATTCCAACGGATGGCTCCGGTAGCTATGCCATCGGCGTGGAAGGATATCGGTGTGTGACGGTCCAGGGAATCAATTCAAGGAAAGGGGGGTTGAATTGTTCAGGAACCAGGGACCCCAATGGCAATGGCACAGAAGATCCCGGAGAGGTTTTTAATGAAGTCCGGGATGCCGGGGAAAATGTAGTCACTTATTTTCCAGTAACGGATTCAGTGGCAGTGCCGCGCCGGAAGGTTGTGGATACCTCCACCAAATGTGTCTCCTGCCATGGTATTTTCTCAAAGGATTTTTCCGTTCATGGCGGAACCCGAAATACCACGGAGTATTGTGCGCTCTGTCATAACGTCTCCCACGATACATTGGGGAGGCAGCCTTCTACGGAGGGTGTGGCGACGGTCACCAAATCCGTTGATTTCAGAGTGATGATCCATAAGATTCACCAAGGGGAAAATCTCACAAATTCCTATGTTCTCTACAGTTTTTCCTCCCAGCCCATCGATTTCAGCGAGGTCCTCTTTCCGGGAAATACACGGGATTGTGAATCCTGCCATTTAAGCGGAACCTATTCCCTAAAGTCCGGGGAAGGAATTTTGGGGACGGGGGTTTTGTCGACCCTCACACGAGAATTCATCCGGACGGGAACCACAAAAAATATCACCAATACATTTACAAGCCCCCCTGTGGTGACGGTCTGCACCGCCTGCCATGATCATGTGGACCCCGAAGTGGGGACCAATCACTTGGCGGGGGCCCAGCCTGAAAGTGATTGTGTCATTTGTCACGGAGAAGGAAAAGCCTTGGGGGCGGAGAATCCATCTGTTCATTTTCCTCCCCTTCCGCCGGAAAGGCGTATGGAACGTCCACAGGGATAA
- a CDS encoding CBS domain-containing protein: MALSDFCKGPVITASPEESVLHASILMRDNKIGSVVITKDERPIGILTDRDIVMRLMTDSKEGFNTKIQEVMTKNPYVVPEGIGIWDLIKRMKKYAVRRFPVVSGEGKIVGMITMDDLIELMGEELSGLGHTISQEVGHGEMKAA, encoded by the coding sequence ATGGCACTGTCAGATTTTTGCAAGGGACCTGTAATTACTGCATCTCCGGAAGAGAGTGTGTTGCATGCTTCAATCTTGATGCGGGATAATAAAATTGGATCTGTGGTGATCACCAAAGATGAAAGGCCCATTGGTATTTTGACAGACCGGGATATCGTGATGCGGTTAATGACGGATAGCAAAGAAGGATTCAACACAAAAATCCAGGAGGTGATGACCAAAAATCCTTATGTGGTTCCGGAAGGGATTGGCATTTGGGACCTGATTAAGAGGATGAAGAAATATGCTGTGCGGCGCTTTCCGGTTGTTTCCGGTGAAGGTAAAATTGTTGGGATGATTACAATGGATGACCTCATTGAGTTAATGGGCGAGGAGTTGTCCGGCCTGGGTCATACCATTTCTCAAGAAGTGGGCCACGGTGAAATGAAAGCCGCCTAA